The stretch of DNA GCCTGTCGTGGAAATTGGTGTGGATGACCAGCGCGTGGTGCGACTCTTTTCGTATCTGCAAGGCGAACCTCTGCATCGTATTGTGGCTACCCCGCTTTTACGCCGCAATCTGGGCATGAGTCTGGCACAGCTTGACCTTGCGTTGCGCGGCTTTTTTCATCCGGCGGCCAATTATCCGTTGTTGTGGGACGTCAAGCGCATGCAGGCCTTGACACGGCTAGTCGAGCGGCTTGAGGGCGACGAGCGGCGCAGCATGGCGGAGGGCTTCGTGCGCAATTTCGAGTGCTACACCAACCCCGTGCTGCCTGCCTTGCGCGCTCAGGTGATCCATAACGATATGAATGGCCACAACGTGCTGGTGGATACCGCGAGGCAAGAAACGGTGTCCGGCATTCTCGATTTCGGCGATATCATCTACGCCCCGCTGATCCAGGACCTGGCCGTGGCGTGTTCGTACCACATCAGTATCGAAGGCAATCCGCTGCAGCATGTCGCTGACATGGTGCGGGGCTATCACGCGGTGCTGCCGCTCGAAGCGGCGGAGATCGACGTGCTGTTCGACCTGATCGCCGCGCGGCTGGTGATGACCGTGGCGATCACCGAATGGCGGGCCCAGCACATGCCGGAAAACAGCACATACATCTTGCGCAACAACGCGCTGGCCTGGCGTGGGCTGCACCGGCTTCTGACACTGTCGCGCGATGAAGCGCGCGATTATCTTCATACCTGTTGTGTTACGGAGGTTTGCGATGTCCGTCATTGAAGCGCGCGAGATCCGGGTGGCCGCGGCGGCGGCTGAAACGGCGGCCAGTTTACTGGCGCGCCGCGCGCATCTGCTCGGGCCGGCTTACCGTCTGTTTTATGAGCGCCCGTTGCATCCGGTGCGCGGCGAGGGCGTCTGGCTTTACGACGACGAAGGGCGGCGTTACCTCGATGCCTATAACAATGTGGCGGCGGTAGGCCATTGTCATCCGCGCGTGGTCGAGGCGATCGCGCGCCAGGCCGCGCAACTCAACACGCACACGCGTTATCTGCATACCGGCATTCTCGATTACGCGGAGCGTTTGCTGGCGCTGTTACCGGCGGCCGGTTATCAGCTGATGCTGACTTGCACGGGCAGCGAAGCCAACGATCTGGCGCTGCGTGCCGCGCGTGCCTTTACCGGCGGCACGGGGGTGATCGTGACCGAATGCGCGTATCACGGCGTGACGGCGGCGGTGGCGGAAGTCTCGCCATCGCTGGGCATGGCGCTGGGCCCGATGGTACGCACCGTGCCCGCGCCGGGCACGGGTGGCGCGCTCAGTTTCGCCGGGCACGTGCAAGCGGCGATCGACGACCTGCAAGCGCATGGCGTGCGTCCGGCGGCGCTATTGGTCGATACGGTTTTTTCCAGCGATGGCGTGCGCTCGCATCCGTGCGACGCGCTTGCGGGCGCGGCCGAAGCGATCCGTCGCGCCGGTGGCGTGCTGATCGCCGATGAGGTGCAAGCGGGCTTCTGGCGTCTGGGTGAGCGGATGTGGGGTTTCGAGCGCCATGGCGTGGTGCCCGACATCGTGACCATGGGCAAGCCGATGGGCAACGGTCATCCGGTGGCGGGCGTGGCATTGCGCGCGGAGATCATCGCGTCGTTTGGCGCGGCGGTGCGTTACTTCAATACCTTCGGGGGCAATCCGGTGTCGTGCGCGGCCGCCTCGGCCGTGCTGGATGTACTCGAGGAAGAAAAGCTCGGTGAGAACGCGCTTTACGTCGGCGAGCATCTGCACGCGGGCTTGCGCTGGCTGGCAGGGCGTCACCCGCTGATTGCCGAAGTACGGGGCACGGGGCTTTTCGCCGGGGTCGAGCTGAAGGCCCCCGAGGATGCGTCACAGCCCGTCGCGCAGCTTGCCGCGCGCGTGGTCAATGGCATGCGCGAGGCGGGCGTGCTGATTTCGGCCACCGGTGTGCAAGGAAATGTATTGAAAATTCGCCCGCCGCTACCGTTTTCAGGAGAACATGCTGACCTTTTGCTGGATGCGCTCGATGGCGCGCTGACGTTGGCGGTGAGCGCTCACGCGTAACAGCCGTGGCGTTCGTGGCGTGTGTGGCGTGTGTGGCGCTCGTGTCGCCGCGACATGCCGCGCGTGGCACGGGGTACAGGGCAAGCAGGCATAAAAACAGGAGCAGTAAAACAGGAGCAGTACCGAAGCAGTCCAATACTGAAGTACTGAAGGTGCGAGGAGAGACTCATGATGAAGAGCATCGTATGGCCGGTCACCGGTCTGATGATGATTGCAGGCGCGGCGCAAGCGCAAAGCCTGACTGTCGTTAACTTCGGCGGCGCGAATGGCGATGCGCAGCGCGCGGCATTTGTCCAACCCTTCGAGAAGGCGTCGGGCACCAAGGTTTCGGTGGTCGAATACGACGGCTCGCAGGCCAAGGTCAAGGCGATGGTCGAAGCCAAACACATCTCGTGGGATGTGGTCGATGTGGAATCGGGCGATCTGGGGCGCGGCTGTAGCGAAGGGCTGTACGAAAAGCTGGATTTCTCGAAGATTGGCAAACGCGCCGATTACATTCCAGGCTCGATCGACGAATGCGGCGTGGGGGCCTTTGTCTGGTCGACCGCGCTAGCCTACAACGCCGATGCGCTGAAAACCGCGCCGACAGGCTGGAAAGACTTCTGGGACGTGAAGAAGATTCCTGGCAAGCGCGGCCTGCGCAAGATGGCGCGCGGCAATCTTGAGTTTGCGCTGATGGCCGATGGCGTTGCGCCTAAAGACGTATACAGCGTGCTGGCCACGCCGGCGGGTGTTGATCGCGCCTTCAGGAAGCTGACCGAACTCAAGCCTTACATCCAGTGGTGGGAAGCCGGTGCGCAGGCGCCGCAGTTCCTCGTGGCGGGTGACGTGGTGATGACGTCGGCCTTCAATGGCCGGATCAACGCCGCGCGCAAGGATGGCAAGAACCTGCAGGTCGCCTGGAATGGCAGCATCTACGATCTCGACTACTGGGCCATCGTCAAGGGCACGCCGAACCTGGCCGCCGCCTACAAGTACATTGCCTATGCCACGTCACCGGGCGCCACGGCGGATTTCGCCAAACGCATCGGTTATGGTCCGGTCAACAATGGCGGCATTGCCAAACTCGACGCCAAGACCCTGGCGCTGTTGCCCAACTCGCCGCAAAACATCAAGAACGCCGTGCGCCAGGATGGTGAATTCTGGACCGACCACGGGGACGAACTGGAACAACGTTTTGCTGCATGGGCTTCTAAATAGGCCACGTTGTGATCCGGTTTTTTCCTGATCGGCCTGCACAGCCGTCCGTTTACAGTGAGCGGATCGCGGCTGTGCAGGTTTCTTCGTTACGTCGCAGTTTTCCGTTTGCGCTAACCGGCTCGGTGCTCTCCGCGTGCGGTGTGGCGGCGGTGATGCGCGACGTCGTGGCGTTGCCGCAAGTCATGGGCTGGCTGGTGTTGATGCTTTGCCTCGCGCTCGCACGTTGTCTGGCGATGCTGTATTACGACCGCACACGGCATGAGCCCAGTGCGTCATTGCGCTGGCTGCGACAGATGATGTTCGGCAATCTGCTGTCCGGTGCGCTCTGGGGGTTTCCGTTTGCGTACTGGACGTTTTTCGTTCCGCTCGAATACCAGCTGTTTTTTATCGTTGTGCTGTTTGGCCTCGGCACCGGGGCCATTTATTCGAATTACATGGTGTTGCCGGTGGTGTACGCGTTTGAAGTGCCTGCCTTCGCGCCGCCGTTCCTGGCCTTGGCCGTGCAGCCTTCCGCGCTCAACTTTTCGCTGGTGATCGCTGGCAGCGCTTATCTGGTGGCCACGCTGGCCTTTATTCACCGCATGAACAAAACGCATCTCGATGCCTTGCGGCTGGGCTTCGAGAATCTCGCGCTGCTCGATCAGGTGCGGCTGGAAAAAGACGCCGCCGAACGCAGCGACCTCGAAAAATCCCGTTTTCTCGCGGCCGCCAGCCATGATTTGCGTCAGCCGGTGCACGCGATGAGTCTTTTTTTAGGCTTGCTGGCGCTCGAAAAACTCTCCAGCCGCAGCCGCTATCTGGTCGAGAACATTACGCGCGCGACTTCGGCCATGGGGCATCTGTTCGATGCGCTCCTGAATATTTCGCGTCTCGATGCCGGTGTGATTAACCCACGGATCGAAGCGTTCGCGCTGGATGGACTGCTTGACCAGATCCGTTCCGAATACACGCCGCAGGCGCAGCAAAAGGGTTTGTCGCTGCATGTGCGGCCCAGCCATGCGGTGGTGCGTTCGGACCCGATGCTGCTCGATCGCATCTTGCGCAACCTGGTGAGCAACGCGATCGTGCATACCGTGCGCGGGCGGGTGCTGCTCGGCTGCCGCATCCGTGGCGAGCGGCTTGAGATTCAGGTCTGGGATACCGGCCCGGGCATTCCGGCACGCGAGCACGAGCGGATCTTCCTTGAGTTTCACCAGTTGCGAAACCCGGAGCGCGACCGGGGCAAAGGTTTGGGTTTGGGGCTGGCGATCGTGCGCCGTACCGCCGCGCTGCTCGGTCATACGTTGACACTGCGTTCCACTGAAGGGCGTGGCACGGTGTTCATGCTGAGCGTGGCGCGTGCGGCACCGGAGGCGTTGCAATGGCCCGCCGCCGCCGCGTTGCACGAGGCCAGCGCGGCTGAGCTGGCCGAAACGAAACGGCATGCGGGGCAACTGATTCTGGTGGTGGACGACGACGCGCAAAACCGCGAAGGCCTGAGTTTGCTGCTGGAAGGGTGGGGTTACCGGGTGGTGGCGGCCGCGAGCGGCAACAGCCTGCTCGACAAGGTGGCCCATATGCGTGACAAACCGGCGTTGATTGTCAGCGATTACCGGCTGCGCGATCACGAGACCGGCATCCAGGTGATTGACCGGGTGCGCGAGGAATACAACGACCCCGACATTCCGGTGCTGCTGGTCAGCGGCGACACCGATCCCTCGCGCCTCACGCAAGCTGCCGAGCGGGAAATTCCATTGCTGCACAAGCCTGTCGAAGTCGATGCGCTGCGTGGCTGGATCGACCGGTTGCTGGCGAGTAAGACTCCGCCCGCGCCGGTCTGACGAAATCTTTAAAGACGGCTGCCTCGATCCGGCCAACCGTTTTAAAACGCCAGCGTTTAAAACGGCTAGGCGTGACGTGGTGCATGCCAAACCGTTTTGTCATCGAGCCTCGCCTGGCATCAGGCCGATTTCTGGATGATGCCTTTAAGTGTGTCGCCAATTTCCTTGATCACCGTCGCCTGCAGCGATACCAGCATCGACCACGTTTGCATTTTTTGTTGCAGCAGCAGCAGGCTTTCTTGCGTCGGCGTTTTGCCGAGCGCATTGATCGAAGTCTGCAAATCGGTTTCGCTGTTCTCGACGGAGTTGCCCACGACCGTGGCGAAGTTGTCGATACTCAGTGAATTAGGCGAGTTGTAGGTTGTCATCGCGTGGATCTCCGTGAATGCGGGGCCGGCTGGGCATCAATCAATGTGTTATGCGGCTCAGGGTGGAAATGACGGTGCTGGATGCGCTCAGCGCCTGCTTGACGGCCATTAGCTCCCGGAAGCGCTCGGGAGTCGATTTCTGGCGCAACTCGTGGTCGATACGCTCGGCGATCGTCTTGAGCTGCGCGAGCAGGGCCTGGGCTCGCTGCTCGCCCTGGGGGCCTTGCAGTTCGGCCTCGAGGTCGGTCATGGGAGCGGGCTGCTGGGGAGTAAGCGGTAGCCTGGTTGTCATCGTTGCACCATCAGAAGACGTGGAGAATCAAAGAGAATGCGATCGGCCTCGATTGCCTTGAGATGCCAGCCGCGGTAAGTGCCGCCAGGGGAAATGATCGTGCCGTCGGCAATCATCAGATAGGGGTTGAGGCCGCCTACCACCGAGCGGATCGTGAAGGGCAGCGAATTGTCGGAGGCTTCCGTGGTGCCACTGCCTGGATCGCCAGCATGTGCGATGTGCGCGGTGAACGGAATACGGCTGCGATAACGCTCATCGAGCACATGCAGCGCGCCATCGAGCGCATTTTCCTGCTCCGCGTTGAAATCGCCGCTCACCATGATCCGCTGGCCATCCCATTGCACTTCGGCCTGCTTGAGCCCCGCCGCGGCGAGGTCGGCGCGCGTGCGCCGCACCACGTCCGTGGGAAAGTCGATCTGTCCGGCGTTGATGGTGTAGTCAGGCAAGGCGTGACGCAAGCGGCCCAGCACCATGTCGACTTGCTGCGGCGTCATGGCCGCGCCGCTCAGCGTGACGTGGCGCTTGTTGTCGAGATCGACGTTGAGCGTGGGCGCGTAGTCGTCAAGCGTGCTGCGCACGATGTCGCGCACGTCCTCGCCCGTGAGCACATTGAGTGCCGGACGCGGCACGACCCGCGAGAGTTGCGCGGCGAGCGCGTCATAGCTGGCGCGATCGGGCAGCGAGCCCGACACCAGTTCGACCCCGTCGGCACGGCGCGTTGCTCGCAGGCCGGACCAGCGCGGCAAGGCCAGAATGGCGACAAGTTGCGGATTGAGCGGCACGGCACTGGCCGACGCGGCGCGTGGCGCATGCGCCTGAACCTGGGCGGTGGCGGGGGCCAGGGTTTTGCCCGTGGCCTTGGCCGTTGCCGTTGTCGTTGCCGTGTGGTTGCTGCTGCCATTGAGGTGAAACAGATGCCCGGGCCCTAGCGCGCGTGGCAGCAAGGCGCAGACGCCGAGCGCGACGAGGGCTAGCACCGAGGTGCGGCGATGACGCGCGAGTTTCGCCGCTGGCGGGCGCTGAGCGTCTTCATCATCGTCATCGTCACCGGGCGCATCGTGATGAGTGTCGCTCGCACGCCACGTTGTATGGCCTGGCGTATGACGCTGGTCTTCATCCTCATCGTCGTCATCGTCGTCATCGTCGTGGCGCTCGCGGCCGGCCTCTTCGCTGCCGTGATCCGTGCCATCCGCGCCATCCGCGCCGTCATCGTTGCCGCGTTTGTGCGCGGCTTCATGCTCACGCTGTCCGGTGGCAAGCCACGTAGCTGGATCGGGCATCGGGCTGTTCTCGGGCAGCACGCTTAGCCACACGTCGCCGACCTGAAACGCCTGCGGCATGGGATGCCATTCATCGGTTTCGAGCGCCTCGCCCTGCTCATTGCGGCCGGGGGCGAGCAAGAGCAATTGCCAGACGCCGTCTTCGTGACGGATCTGCACATGGTTCGGGGCGATGCCCTCGTCAGCTAGCGCGATATCGTTGTCATCATCCTGGCCGAGCGATAACAGTTCGTTTTCGGCCAGCGGCAAAGGCACGCGGGTTCCGCCATGAACGCCAGAGACAATATAGAGTTCATCTGACGGGCGATATGAGGTATCGTCGCTACTCATAATGCATACGGGGATGTCAGGAGGAACTCATGGCACAAGGCAAGACACTCAGCACGACGATCGATCAACGTGGAGACGCCCTGATTGTGGCGTTGACAGGCAGGCTGGACAGCAGTGTGTCCGAAAGCTTTGGCAAGACGCTGAGCGAGGCGATCCACCCAGACATCAGGCAGCTCATCATCGATTTCTCGGCGCTGACCTACATCAGTTCGGCGGGCCTGCGCTCCATCCTGATCGCGGGCAAGCAGTTGCACGCGATGCATGGCCGGATGGTGCTGGTCGGCTTGCATGGGCTGGTGCAGCAGGTGTTCGAAACCTGCGGTTTCCTGATCCTGTTCGAAACCGCCGCATCGGTCGAGGCGGCGCTGGTGGCGCAATAAGTGTTGTCGCAGCGGGGCAGGTAGCAGGTTGCCTCGCCGCTTTGCGTTGGCGCAAACATCGCGCTGTGTTGTTGTAGTCACTTGCATGTATTTCCTGCTGGACGATGTCCAGCCCCCCATCCGTTACGTTAAAGGCCGATACGGCCCAGCGGCTGGATGTTTATTTCAGTGGCGAGCTCCTGGTACGACAGCACCGCGAGTTCATACAAATCTGCTTCGATCATCTTGCGCAAATAGCGGCGGATATCCATCGAGGTCAGCAGCACGGGCCGCAGCGACGATTGAGTCACATCGCCCACCATTTCGATAATGTTTTGCAGCAACTGCTTCGACACATCCGGGTCGAGTGCCAGATAGCTGCCCGCCGAGGTTTGCCGCACGGCGTCGCGCACGGTTTCCTCGACATCGGGCGTCAGCATGTAGGCGCTCAACACGTTCTGGTTGCTGCTATGGCGGTAGCTGATCTGGCGTTTGAGCGCGGAGCGCACGTACTCCGTCAGCAGCACCGAATCCTTTTCCTTTTGCCCCCATTCGATCAGCGCTTCGAGAATGGTGCGCAAATTGCGGATCGACACGCCTTCCGAGACCAGCCGCTGCAAAATTTCAGCGATTTTCTGCGCCGGTAAAATCCGCGTGGCTTCCTTGATGAGTTCGCCAAAGCGCGTTTCGAGCCCGGACAGCAGCGATTTGGTTTCCTGAATCCCGATGAAATCAGCGCTATAGCGCTTGAGCACCGCGGCCAGGTGATACGAAAAAATCTTGGTGGGCGTGAAAAAGCCGATTCCCGCATCGCCGAGCAGACGCTCCAGCTTGCCCGAAACCCACACTGTTGGGATGCCAGGCAAGAACGTGCGCTCGGTTTCGTGCGCCACGCCTAAGGCATCGAGATTGCGCGTGCTTTCGCGGACCAGCAGGCTGTCCGGGCGCACGTGGCCCGAGGCGACGGGAACTTCGTTGAGCAGGATGGCGTAGCGGCCCGGCTCCAGCTCCGGGTTAAAGCGCAACTGAATGCCGGGGAAGGGCACGCCGAGATCGTTATAGAGCGCCTGACGCACGGCGATCAGTTCGTCATTCAAGGCTTGCACGCCGAACGACGATTTGAGCCCGGCATGCACGTCGAGCATCACCGGCACGGCGGTGGCGTATTCCATCGGCGCCTTGTGCGAGGCGGAGTCGCCGCTGGCCGCAGGGGTGCCGCCACTCTCGCCAAAGGTCGAGCCCGCGCGGCTGCTGATCTGCTCAGGCGTGGCTTGCGACAGCGCATAACCCACGGCCGCCAGCAGCACGCTCAGGATCACGAAGATCATGCTCGGCATGCCGGGAATCACCGCCATCGTCAGCATGGCCGCCGCGGCGATCAGCAGCGCGCGGGGACGCGCGAGGACCTGCGCCGAAATATCCTGGCCGACGTTGCTGCCCTTTTGCGTATCGGTCGAGACGCGGGTGACGATCATCCCGGCGCTGATGGCGATAAAGAGCGCGGGAATTTGCGCGATCAGGCCGTCGCCGATGGTGAGCACCGAGTACGTGCTCATGGCCTCGCTCGCGGACAGGCCGTTTTGCATCGTGCCGATGATGAGCCCGCCGATCAGGTTGACCGCGACGATGATGAGCCCGGCAATGGCATCGCCCTTGACGAACTTCATCGCGCCGTCCATCGCGCCGTAAAGCTGGCTTTCCTTTTCTACCAGCGAGCGGCGGCGGCGGGCTTCTTCCATGTCGATCGAGCCTGCGCGCAAGTCGCCGTCAATCGACATCTGCTTGCCCGGCATCGCATCCAGTGAAAAGCGCGCGGCCACTTCAGCTACCCGCTCCGCGCCCTTGGTGATCACCACGAACTGCACGATCGTGAGAATCAGGAACACCACTAGCCCGACCACCAGATTGCCGCCCACCACGAAGTTACCGAAGGTGTAGACAATGTGCCCCGCGTCCGCTTGCAACAGGATCAGCCGTGTGGTGGCGATGCTGATGCCGAGACGAAACAGCGTGGTGACCAGCAGCACCGATGGAAACGAGGCGAAATGCAGCGGCGAGGGCAGATACAGCGCGACCAGCAGCAAGGTCACGGCCACGCTCATGTTGAAGGCGATCAGCACGTCCACGACGAAGGTCGGCAACGGCAAGATCATGATGAAAATGATGCCGAGCACGCCCGCTGCCAGCATCAGGTCGCCTCGGCTAACGGAGGCGAGAATCAGGCGCTGGAGCTGGGTGCGAAGGGTATTCATCGGGCGGTTCATGGTGTGAGTTCGTCGCTGGCTGCGGCGTTTTCGGCGGTGACGCCATCGGCGGACGTTGCCGCATCCAGTGCGGCCTGTTGCATGCGGGCTTGCAAAAAGCGCTGCATCGCTTCGGCGGCGGCCTCCGGCTGGTCCAGCTCGGAAAGAATTTCGGAGCGCAGCAGCAGCAGGATCGGCATCAGTTGCGCGTCTTCTTCGCTGATCTGGTTGATGATGGCTTCGGCTTCTTCGGGGGCGTTAGTGTCGATGCGCATCAGCGCGCGTAATGCCGCGGTCGTGGCACTGCTATCGCCGCACAGGTGTAGCGTGTCGAACAGCACGCGCGCTTCCTGTGAGCGTCCGTGACGCCAGTACATGTAACCCAGGGTTGCCAGCAGGTCATGGGTATCCGCATCGGCATTAGCGGCGCTTGCGACGTGGCTGCCCTTTACGTGGGAGAGATCGGTCAACGGTGTTATCCCTGAAGCAGTGAGTTCATGTACATGTGAAGCAGGTTCTTCGAGGCGTTGAAGTCTTGCAGGATCGCTTCCGCCTCATCGAGCAGGGCCGTATGTTCGGGATACACGTGACGCAAGCGGCGCAGATGCAGGCGCAGGCGTTGCAGGTTCATGTCGAGGGCGTGGCGCGTGGTCACCATCAGCAGCCGCCGCTCGGGTTGCAAGTCGCGCCCCACCTGATCGCGCAGGCTGGGCATCTGGAACAGCCAGTCGAGCCGCGAGCCGTTAGGAGTTTCGTCGGCGATCAGCAGCGAGGCATCGGGCAGCTCCAGCTCTTGCTCGATGCCATCCACGATCTCCTCGATGCCGTAGATGAACTGCGATTTGGCCGACGGTGCGCTAGGCACCGTGTGCGGAATATGAACCGTGATTTTTCGCTGGATTGGCATCGCACGCCCTACAGGTTGGCAAGCCGGGCCAGCAGTGCCTGGCTGGAATCGTGCAGGATGGTTTCGTCGAAATCGCGGATCGCGTGGCGCATGGCCACGACCAGCAGCGGGCCGGTATCGCCGGGTACGATCCCCGTGGCGGTGGTCGGCAGCAACGCGGTTTCGTTGAGCCAGTTTTCGCCGAGCAGCGTTTCGAGGTGTTCACTGGAGGATTCCATCAGCGGCGCGCTGGCGTACACCAGCACATCGCTGCCGATGCGCTCGACCGTGAGATGGCGCTCATCATCCAGCACCAGCTGGGCGACATGATCGGGTGAACAAGGCCAGCCGGACAGGCCCAGCCGCTTGCCGTACTGGTCGATGATCTCTTCTAGCATGTCGGGCTCATGTGCCATGGGGTTTGCGGCCAGCTGCGGGCGCCGCGGCGCCCAGAACCGTGCGTGAGTGACCCGTGACCGGCGGCTTGATCAGAACGGGCTCTGGCGCACCTTCCTCGACCGAATCGGCCAGGTCGGCGGCGCGCGTGGAAGCGGTCAGGATGGCGAGGATATTGGAGCTGCGCTGCTTGTCCGTGAAGGCGCTGGGCGGAATACTTTTCACCAGTGTCACAAGAGCGCTGAGAAACGCCGAGCGCCGCTCCAGATCGGTGATGCCGAGCCGCGTCGCCAGGTCCTCGAAGTGGACGGCGGTGACCTGGGCGCTGCTGACGTGGCGCAGTAATTCCTCGAGCATCAGTTCGAGGCGCGGGTCGTCATCGTCGCTGTTGTATTCCATCTAGCCGATTTCCTTGCTAACGGGTCGAGGCAGACAACGAGGTGGGGGGAAACTTCTTGAGCAGCGGAATGGCGCTCTCGCGTAGCGTGACGACGTTTTGCACGATGCGGTGGTCCCGCACCAGATTGAACAGTTCGATATCCATGCGCGAATCGGACATGCCGGACTTTCTGCTGATGGCACGATGCAGCCCCTTGCCGACCATATCCAGTGCCGTGGAGAGGGATTTGCCCGGGAACAGCGCGACGATGGCTTTCAGCGTGCTATACAGGTCAGGTTTGTCCAGCACATAGCTGCTCACGGCATCGATCAGGCCCGCAGCCTGGTGATGACTGACCCGTGTTTTCGCTTCCTCGTGGACGTCCTTGATTCCCAGATAGGTCGCCGTATCAATCTCGATGAGATTGCCGTGGTTGGCTTCCTGCTGCGCAATGGCTTTCTGCAGTACGGCGTTGGGCTGCGCCGAATCCTTGGCCAGCCACAGCGCGTAATACAGCGCGACCGGATCGCCAAAGCGCTGCTCTCCCTGCTCAAGCAAGTCGCTGGCAGCCTGGTCCAGTCTGGCTGTTGTGCCGGCACTGGCGCGGCACAGGTCAGCGAACCAGTCGAGGTCGGCTTGTGTGCTGGAGGTTTCATCTTCGTCATGGCGCTCGGGTTGAGCTGTGTCGCGCGCGTTGCCACGCCGCTTCGCGCCGCCGCGCAGGATGCTGATGATGCCGCCCATGTCTGTGCTGGTCATGGGCGGCTCGCTGCTACTCGAGCCAAGCGAGATGCTGACGTTGTTGGTCTTGCTGGTTTTGCTGGTTTTCGACAGTGGTCTGGGCAAATGCGACACAGGCATTTCAACAAGTTTGAGCGTGAGCT from Paraburkholderia hayleyella encodes:
- the sctV gene encoding type III secretion system export apparatus subunit SctV; this translates as MNRPMNTLRTQLQRLILASVSRGDLMLAAGVLGIIFIMILPLPTFVVDVLIAFNMSVAVTLLLVALYLPSPLHFASFPSVLLVTTLFRLGISIATTRLILLQADAGHIVYTFGNFVVGGNLVVGLVVFLILTIVQFVVITKGAERVAEVAARFSLDAMPGKQMSIDGDLRAGSIDMEEARRRRSLVEKESQLYGAMDGAMKFVKGDAIAGLIIVAVNLIGGLIIGTMQNGLSASEAMSTYSVLTIGDGLIAQIPALFIAISAGMIVTRVSTDTQKGSNVGQDISAQVLARPRALLIAAAAMLTMAVIPGMPSMIFVILSVLLAAVGYALSQATPEQISSRAGSTFGESGGTPAASGDSASHKAPMEYATAVPVMLDVHAGLKSSFGVQALNDELIAVRQALYNDLGVPFPGIQLRFNPELEPGRYAILLNEVPVASGHVRPDSLLVRESTRNLDALGVAHETERTFLPGIPTVWVSGKLERLLGDAGIGFFTPTKIFSYHLAAVLKRYSADFIGIQETKSLLSGLETRFGELIKEATRILPAQKIAEILQRLVSEGVSIRNLRTILEALIEWGQKEKDSVLLTEYVRSALKRQISYRHSSNQNVLSAYMLTPDVEETVRDAVRQTSAGSYLALDPDVSKQLLQNIIEMVGDVTQSSLRPVLLTSMDIRRYLRKMIEADLYELAVLSYQELATEINIQPLGRIGL
- a CDS encoding TyeA family type III secretion system gatekeeper subunit, with protein sequence MEYNSDDDDPRLELMLEELLRHVSSAQVTAVHFEDLATRLGITDLERRSAFLSALVTLVKSIPPSAFTDKQRSSNILAILTASTRAADLADSVEEGAPEPVLIKPPVTGHSRTVLGAAAPAAGRKPHGT